TTGTGACGAAATCAGTAAATCATCTTGCAATGAGCCGTCTACAACGCCGCAATGCGATAAGAGAAGGGCCTTAACTTCACCCATATCCAGAAGTGCAACATCCTGCAGCTGCAAGTCTGCTTCTCGGAGTAGCAAACTCGCCATTTTCTGAACCTGAATCCCTAAACTTTTCACCATATTAGTGCTGTAGGCATCCTCATTATATTGGATGGTAAGCTCAATCATTGAGCCAGAATGCTCCACGATCCGGAATAAAAAGAGCAAACCGAAATCGTGAGCATATGATTTCCCATGTATATTTTCCAGCACAACCGCTGTGGCCTGTCTTAAGCGAAATTCGCTTGTTGAGTGAGAAATGGAATAGTCAGATTCAAGCGCATCACTCTCCTCGAAATGCTCACTATTATACATACCATGCAGATTCACTTCATTCATTTTGTTCTCCAATTGCTCCAGCAGAGATCCAAGTGAATCGTTTTCACTTACAGCTACACACAGCGGATTCCATTCCTGACCGTTATAGCTGCCCCCATCTACACTTGGAGTCCCAACAATTAACCTATCATCTTGCGTATATTTATAGAGTAGTATATGTACAGCAGTCAACAGTGTCATATACAATCGATGATTCGAACCGGCAGATTGCTGAAACAGATGACCGACAAGCTCATCGTCTAATCTCATTTGGTGCTCCAATATACGATAATGATCATTCCCACCTCTCCGATCAGAAGGGAATCCTCGTGCTTCATTCCACAAGCCTTGTATACTCCGAATCGTCTCCTCGGTAGGCTGAAAAACTATATCCATTCCCTTCGAACCTCCCTACTGTTTTTGCATGATTCTACTGTCAGCCGACATCCTCAGAAGTGTATCGTTGATCAGAGAGACAACCTCATGTTCTTGTTCGTGAATAAAGAAATGACTTCCCTCGAATTGTACAATGTCGCAGATCTCAGTCGTATGCAATTGCCATTCCGCAACATCACCGCATAAGCTTGTATCCCCAATGCCGTTCATGACGATCAGCTTCAGTGGAAGCGGCGCTTGCGGCGGCTTATGTTCATACGTACCCACCAGCTTGAAATCTGCCCGCAATATCGGCACAAATAAACTCCGAAGTTCTTTGTCCTGAAATAGTTCCAGTGGCGTTCCTCCTAGACTCTGCACTTCCGCTATGAATGCTTCATCGGGCAATTGAAATGTCGTTCGGTCGGCATCTACACAATGCGGTGCCGCCCTTCCAGACATGAAAGCAGCAAACGGAAGCGGAAGACCTTCTGCGTGGATAAGATGGATAAGCTCATAAGCAAGCAAACTTCCCATACTATGACCGAATATAGCATAAGGCTCACACGTATATTCGCGGACTTGACGAAGCAAGTCTTCGGCCGCTTCACGTACATCCTCGTAGAGCTTCTCGCTCATCCTGCTCCCTCTCCCGGCCATTTCAACAGGGATTAACGAAATGGAGGGATGTATTCCCTTAGACCATTTTTTGTAGACTTGAGCAGAACCTCCCGCATAGGGCAGACAGAGCAACGGAATACGATTCATTGTTGGCACCTTTCGTAGGTAGCTGTTCATTATAATTATGCTCCATCAGCGAGCATTCTCCAGAACACTCTCTCCTTGGACAAGAGCCCTTCGGCAAGTCCAATCTCTCTGCTGCGATCGAATTTATGAGTCACAAACGCTTGCTTTACCTCGTTCCATCCGTCACGGATAACCTCTATTTGTCCTGATAGAGCTTCACATAGCTTCTCATCCAGAAGCTTTTGCTCTTGCAAAGTGCGAATAAGCGCTACATTGGCTATATGCCGATTGCAAATAATATTGATACCAATTAGCGCATACGTAACATGAGAACTGTATTTCTCCGGCCCTGTATCAACGTTCCACATGCCTTCCATCGAGAAGTCTTTCAACTCTCGTGCTAATCTTTCAGCATTCTCCACAACCTCAGATAGTTTCAGTTCATATGGCTCTATGCTTGGGTGCAAATTATATATGTAATAAGCAGGACCCGTATAATTTTTGTTCACGTTATATTCGGAGTTATTAAATGCTTTCTTAAGCCGTTCTTCCGGCACCTCATACTCGTTATAGCCAGCAAGCGTGTCATCTATAACGTAGAAAGACGAACGCTCATCGTCATAGCCATTGAACAACGAATAATGATACCAATGGAATTTTCTCCACGCCAAGCTGTCAGGTAACCAGTAGTATAAATCGACATTCAGACTCAAATTTCGACCACCGCGCAGTACCTCTTTTATGTTGTCCGTAAAAGTTTCCTTATTGCTAAAGTGTCCTGGCTCTATCAACTGAATAACTCCGGTTAACGGGAACTTTGTCCAATCATCCAGATAATATAAGCTATCAATCGTCGGATAACGGAACTCAGGATCGGTGGCCGCTGTCCAAGGAAAATAGCTATAAATATTCAGATAAGCGGCATATCGGTAGCTTGGATGTGCGGATGCAGCAATCGAGAACGCTTGATTCAGCATACAGTTCATCCAAAACTCATTAAACGGCTTTCTCTCCAGCGCAAATTTCATTCGATTAAATCCTCCTTATATTCGGGGCGTGCTTTACAAGTTCAATATTTCCCGATGGGGCGACACATACGCCGTCCCA
The nucleotide sequence above comes from Paenibacillus sp. IHBB 10380. Encoded proteins:
- a CDS encoding thioesterase II family protein, which gives rise to MNSYLRKVPTMNRIPLLCLPYAGGSAQVYKKWSKGIHPSISLIPVEMAGRGSRMSEKLYEDVREAAEDLLRQVREYTCEPYAIFGHSMGSLLAYELIHLIHAEGLPLPFAAFMSGRAAPHCVDADRTTFQLPDEAFIAEVQSLGGTPLELFQDKELRSLFVPILRADFKLVGTYEHKPPQAPLPLKLIVMNGIGDTSLCGDVAEWQLHTTEICDIVQFEGSHFFIHEQEHEVVSLINDTLLRMSADSRIMQKQ